The nucleotide window GCAAGCGACATAGACATACTCATTGAAATCCCAGATAACATAGATAGGTTTAAGGTTCTACATGAAGCTAGAAGGCTTGTACAAAATAGGAGAATTGAAATACACGTCTTAAATGAATCAGATGCAAAGACATTTAAAGAACTGATTAAGGTCTACAAAGAAATTATATAACTTTTACCTAATCAATGTTTAAATAGAATTTCAATAAGAAAGATTTAGGGACTTCAGGTGGGAACCCCTTCAAATTACGCTTTAAATAGTGTTTTGCTTGGATATTATTGCTAGTATTATCGTCACTAGCATCGATACTTGGAATCCCAAAATCTTTTCTATTGCAATGTTCTTATAAGAGACAATGTAAGTTTTCTTGGAACAAAGAGGAGTGTAATTCCTTCTTATATTTTCCATAATCATTCTTAAGTATTACACTTAAGCAATCTAATAATTATTGGTGTGAATGTGCCGAATGTGTAGCCTATATAGTGGCTGAATATGTTAAGTACACCCTTCCCAATCAATATTTCTGAGGGTACTAATACGGGTAGATAGAATAGGTATTTTATTGCAAGTGAAATCAATAGCAACCTGTATACTGAGACGCAAAAGCCGCCCTTAAATAACCCTTTGATTCTATTGAATGTTAACATAGACACCATTTGCTTAATGCCCAGTCGATTAGCATAGATGGAATAGATGAATATAAACAGTAGTAATGTGAATGCGGATAACATTATGAATTGCTCTGTTGAAGATATCTTTAGATTGGGAAGGATTATCATGTTGTTTAGTGAGAATATTAGTAGAATGAAGGATGAGTTTAAGGGGATTTTCAAAACATTCTTCAAGTAATTAAAGATGGCGTAGATGGAGTATCCTGCAAAGCCAGAGGTTATTAAAGAGAAACCCAGCACATATATTCCAGGCGTCTTCAAGGCTGGTAAGAAGCATATTATGAGTAGGGAGGAGAGGATTGGCAATAATAGTAGGAGCATAGAGGAAGCCTGATAGAATAGCCTCCTATTAGTCTCAAAATTGAATAGGAAGAATGTGATGAGTAGGTAGGTTGAAAGGTTACTGATGAAGTGATTGAAATCCACATGAACATAACTTGAGAAAAGCAAACTTACGAACGTGGGATTTGAAGGCCATAAAACAAGATAATCCTTCAAATCATCAGGCAAAACATAAAACGCTGCGAGTATAGCTGGTATCAGGAGATAGAAGAATAAGTAATCATACCACTTCCACAACAAGAGAACAGTATTAAATTGAGCCAATTTCCCCCTCAAATAACTAAGTGAAAACAACCATACATCCCAATAACCCCTAAACCCTCCTCACAACTTATAACTATCGCCGCAATCATGCACTAAATTTATGAGAGTAACCAGAGGATGATGGAGGTAAACAATATATGAATTTTAAACGAACAACAGAAGAACATGGATCATAAAAGTCCCAGTCTACTATTTACTTGAGCTCTACGGCTTCTTATAAACTAGAATCACAAAAGGAAGTGCAATTGCCAGATATGACAAATGAATTATAAGCCTTAGCCACTCAGCACTTACAGTGTAGCCGAACATGACTGCCAATATTGAGCCCACTAAATTCTTATGATGTAGAAGACTACTGCTAGGAATATTAAGTGTGTATGCTGGCTCAGATAACCACCCGAAATCAACACCTACCTCCCTATAGTATTCTATGATCTCGTGAACACCATAACCAGCTAATCCACCTGCAATAAGTATCAACAATATACTAGTGAAGTGGAAGAAATAACGCAAATCAATTTTCACGCCAGCCATAAAAAGGGAATAGGATAATATAAGCGCCGATATAGCTCCAAATACGGCTCCAATAATAGTTGTGGGAGCATCATTAACAAAGAAGGGCATTAAAAAGAGAACAGTTTCAAGCCCTTCCCTAAAAACTACAATAAATGCTATTGATGTGAGCCCAATTATTGAGCCCTTTGTCACTGCTACCTCAATCCGCTTCTCCAGCTCCTCCCTGACTTGCTTTCCATTAATAGCCATCCAATACACCATAAATGATAAAACGCCTACAGCAATAAAACTTGCAAAAGACTCAAAAAGTGTTTGCAAAGTTTTAGGTAAAACACCATACATAAACCAAAAGGTTAAGCCGATAAATAAACTTGCCACTATAGATAAATAAGTACCATACCATATATATCGTGCTAAGCTACTCCTCCCACTTCTAATCATGTAGGATATCATTATTGACACTATAAGTGCAGCCTCAAGAGATTCTCTAAACGTTATTAAATATTGCCCCAGCATAACATTATACCTCCATATACGAATATTACAATTGTAATAATATAAAAATATTGTTTAATGTTCATTTAGAATTTTGATTGCAATATTTATCCTCTGGGAGTGAAGCAACAATATCCAATGGCGTCAAACCCCCTCTTTGATTCTATCCCATTCTTTCTCGGGTATTATTCTTAAGGCGAATGGATACAGTATGTTATTCTCCTTATATATGTGGTCATTTAATGTTAAAACGATGTACATGCCTAGCTCCCGTAGTTTACTAACCAAGTAACTACTATCCAGCGTTTTCCGCTCATCTAAGAGTGTTTTAAGAGCTCTCTTTCTTGCTCTTAATTCCTCATGTTCCATTCTTATAACGTTTAGTGATCAAGCAAACGTTATAAGAATACCCCAAACAACCAAATAAGGAAGTTACCAACATAGATATCAACTCAACACCCAATTATAGAAAAAGGCAAATGGAAAACTAGTTTTAAGTGTTTGTTTTTATGAGATGTTTATGATGATGGGGCATTGAGGTTGAATGTAATGGAAAAGCCCCAATCAATATCGATTTATAGAGTTCGAGGAAAACTTAGATGGATAACTTTCGTGGTAATCTGTCTAGTTTTGGTTTCAACGATACCTTCCCCCTCCTTCTCTTGGAGTAATGGTGGTTTCAGTTCCAACCCTTCGAATCCAAAGTATGGGACTCATGATTGGATTGCTGAGCATGCTCTTGACTGGCTTCCATTGGAAGCTAAGCAGTGGCTTTTACCTTATAAGGCATTGTACCTTTATGGGACTGAGCTCCCAGATAATGGTCAAGCTCCAGATGGTATTGGTGACACTCAACTTCATCACATCTACTTCTATGATGATGGAGGGCTTATGGACGATTCAGCGGCTGTTAGGGCGAATGCAACTTATCGTCAAGCGTTGAGCTACATGCTTAAGGGCGATTTCTCCTCAGCTGCAAAGTATGCTGGAGCCATGACACACTACATATCAGACATGGCGGTTTTCGGGCATGTCATGGGCAAATACACACCATGGGGTGAAGAGAAGCATCACAGTGACTACGAAGACTACGTAAACAGTAGAACTTCAAGTTACTATGCTGAATTCAACATATACCTGAAATTCGATGGGAAACTTGAGATTTTAACAGCCTACAATGCTGCAATCAAACTTGCCTATGATACAACCTTCGATAGTTCTGGTAGAGGCTTAACATGTGTTTGGATGGATCAAAACTATGATTGGAGCAACCCAACATTCAAGAATAGAGCTGGAGAATCAATTAACCTAGCAGTCAATTTTGTGGCGGATGTCCTCTATACGCTGTACATGGAGTATAAGTCATCTCAAAAGATGCCTACAACAGCCATTGTGAAATTTGAAGTCAACGGATTGGACACGGATATTTCGCTTTTATCCGGGCCTATCCTAACTGTTGACGGAACAAACTACTATTACAATCAGCTTCCCATAAACTTTACATGGAACGTTGGATCAACACATAGCTTCTCATGGTCTGACTCCGTGAGCTCAACAACAAGCGGTAAACGTTACGTCTGGGTTTCAACAAGCGGTCTTTCAACGGCTAGAAGCGGAACAATAACTGTTCCATCTGAAGGTGGCTCAATTTCAGCTACATACAAAACTCAGTTTCAGCTTACCATATCTGTCAGTCAATTGGGAACTGGAACAACAAATCCAGCACCCGGCTCATATTGGTATGATTCAAGCACAAGCGTCCAAGTATCCGCAACAGCCTATAGCGGATACATGTTTAGCCATTGGTTACTTGACGATTTAAACGCAGGGTCGAACAACCCAATAACCGTGAACATGAGTGTACCTCATAGCTTAACGGCGGTCTTCTCAACAGCAACATGCACATTAACAGTTTACATCTACAAGAGTGAGACCACAACGGGCATTCAAGGCGTGACAGTTAAGGTCGACGGAACTTCATACACTACCGACTTAAACGGAAAAATTCAAATAACTGTTACCTATGGTTATCACACAGTCGAGGTAGTCTCACCCTACAGTCTGAGTTCTGGAACACGTTACGTATTTACCCGGTGGAGTGATAATTTAACAAATAATCCGAGAACAATCACGATTACCACTTCGATAACCCTCATAGCCTATATGAAGCTTCAACATCGGTTAATGCTTGCTGTTAACCCATTAGGTAGCGGAAGCATTTCAGTCAACCCATCTAGTTTAGACGGCTATTATGATGATGAAACAAGCATTACTTTAACAGCTATTGCAAATAGTGGTTATGCCTTTGACTGCTGGACAGGATCTGTAAGCGAGACAAGCAGCTCTGTTTCTCTCATAATGAATGAACCGAAAAGTATAACGGCCAACTTCTTCACTTTCTCCATATCGGCTTATTCATCGAGTAACTTGATACCTGCTGGCGGAAGTGTAACTGTGACTGTAATGATTAATTATGGTAGTGGTGTAAATCAAAAGATCATAAGCTTTTCAGCTTCAAATCTTCCATCAGGCATTTCGGTCTCCTTCGATCCTATCTCGGTTACGATAAGTCCGAACTCACAAACGGCTATTAGTACAATGACGACAAACACTTCAACCTCAACGCCTACTGGCACATACACCATAACGATCACGGGCTCCGGAGGCGGATTATCTAGGAGCACACAGTATATATTGACGATCACAGCTCCTACATACACGGTCAACTTCTATGTTTATGATGACGCAGGGAGTATAGTAAATGGAGCAACGTTAGTTTTTTATGGACAAAACTATTCTCATGGCAAATCAACGAATGTTGTGGTTGGTACGTACTCACTTTCAACAGGAATTGTTCCAAGTGGTTACAGATTTAAGCAATGGGAGACTAGTGGGGGCATAAGTGTAACCTCCTCAACTTCGACTTCCACAACAGCCACTATTAGTAGTTCAGGCTCCATAACCATGAGACTTCAACGCGTTATAACTCCGCGTGCTACTCAATTGACTCTTTCACCAGAAACATTTACAATAACTTCTGGCCAAAGTGTTACATTAACTGTTAAACTTACTTCTGATGGACAGCCACTTGCTGACAAGCAGATAGTTTTTACAGCCACCCTAGGATCGATAAATCCAAGCATAGTGACAACAGATGCAAATGGTGTTGCCTCTACCGTTTATACTGCTCCAAAGCTAAGTACCAGAACTTCTGTCGCGATTACAGCGTCATTTCTAGGGGACATAACATATGAGAGGAGTACAGCCATCTGCCAAGGAATCATAGAGATTGAGCTCCCAAAAATATCTATAAGTGGCGCATCATTTAATATTCCTAAAACTTTAAAGGATGACATCTCCTCGTATAGGAAAACTATTCCGGATGATGTGTTAAAGCTTCTACCCATAACGTTGCCTTCCGAATCTTTCATACTGGTAACATCAGAAGATTTCTATTTAGTGTTTGCTGATCAAATTGAGAATGGTCTTGCTCATGTGGAAGGATGGAAACTTCCACAAGACATTAATCTCAAAGGAATATCCATGGGCATCATAGTTGCGAAATCGGTTACATTTGAAAAGGAAGGAATTCCAGTGACCATCAGTGAAATCTTGGCAAACCCAAACAACTACAAATTTAAACTTGTCAAGATAAATGCTGATAGAAGACAGATTTCAATACTCTACGATCCTGACGAGCCACCATATATGGAGTTTCCAATAACAGTTGGATATCTTATCGAGAAACCTATGAAACCTTCGAATGTTCTTGAAGTAATATTGAAGAAGGCTGAAGATTTCGCACTAAAACTCGATGAACAACTCATTAAAAGTTTCTTGGAAACTGAAGAGAAGGAACGCATATGGCTTTTCAACTTTGAATATGAATATTGGTATGACGCCCCTACGGTAACCAATGGGATAATAATCCCCACGGAGCATCCAATATTTAAGCTCATTAACCAGTCTATGCCCTCAATAGGGAAATTCGCTAACTTAGATGGAAAAATAGTTCTTTATGACATTAAAACTGATATACCTTATGAAGAAGTTACATCAATTAGCGAACTTAAAGCCAATTATAACAAGTATCTCGGAAAAGTTGTTAAACTCACAGCGAATTGTTATGGAGGATATATAAGCATCCAAGAGGTTATTGAACACAATACTCCATGCAGTGAAAATTACGTTTACATAGAGGGTATTGGATGCATAAACATAGTGGTCGATGCAAGACTTGAAGGTTTAGCAGCATGGAACAAGATAAGTATTCCACCAAAACGTGATGAAATAATGTTAGTCACCGGAGTTTCAAGTTTCCACCTAGATGAACAATTTGTAAACATTAATGGAGTGTTTGAACTAATCGGCAAAGTTGTATCCACGAAACAAATAAGTGACTCCTTACCAGAAGATGTAACTTTGGTAGTCTATGAGGCTAGGAAAGTAGGAGAATTGGACTTCGAAAAACTAGCGCAACAAGTTAAGGATGAAATTAAAGGCGACGTTGGCGAACTTTACTGGGTATTGCAGAACATATATCCATATGAAAAGCAACCTAGCATACCCTATAAGCTTCCGAAGAAAGTTTTTAATCCCAAAGCCCCCATATTTGTGAAGAGTTCAAGGGATATTCCGGAAATATATGTTGATAGGAATTTCACGATAAATATAGCTGTAGCTTCACCTGAGACGCCAATAAAGTTGAATATAACTAATTCACATATTTCAAGCATTTCGATTACAGTGAAGGAGGTAGCTACGAATGTTACGATATTCTTTGAGAAGCTTGTTGATAAGCCTCCTACAATACCTGAGCCTCCAGGCCTAGTGTACGCTTACCACGAGATAAGCGTGAACATATCTAAGGAGGCATTGAAAGGGGCTAACATCACATTCTGGATATCTAAGGAGTGGCTTGCAAACAACAAGGTCGCAGCTGAAAGCATAGTTATGCTTAGATATCATGCAAAGGAATGGACTGAACTTCCAACAAGGATCGTAGATGAAAATGCAACTCACTTAAAGTTCACGGCAGAAACACCAGGCTTCTCGATATTCGTGATAATTACAAAAATGGCTATGCCTCCGACAATTACGACTGGCGTTGAAGGCTATGTTAAAGATGAAGCTGGAAAGCCAATAAGTGGTGTTAAGATTGCTGTCATCAGCAAAACTATTGGGAGAGTATGTGAGGCTAAAACTGATGATGTGGGGCATTACTTCATGGAGATCTCGCCTGGCGAATATGTTCTGGTATTCTCGGCTATAGGTTATGCTGATGGCTCAGTGAATGTTTCATTGTCGTCTGGTGAAGTTAAGAGGGTTGATTATACGCTTAAGTCTGCCGTTGCAGAGTTCTTGGAGGATTGGGGTGGAGTGAAATTTGAAGTGGCATTGATGGGTAATTTGACGTGGGAGGTTTGTAGCAATGCAACTATTAAGGTTTCAGTTACAGTTCATGATATGGGTGGAAATGTGGAAGTTGAATTTAAGCAGCTTAAACTTTACCTCATCGATGGAGCTGTTTCCCAAACAGTACCCATAAATGCCCGTTTAAGTGTTGGAGGGTTAGCATTTACTAGGGAAGCTTCATTAACAATCCTATATGGGTTTAGCTATTTGGCTCCTGGAACTTCTGAAACGAAACAGCTTAGGATAAGTTTGGAGGGATCATACGTTGATAAGTATGGAGCTTCATGGCCAAAACTATCTGAGGAAAACGTTAACGTTAAGGTGTATGCACCCCAAACCCCTATAAGCATCACAATCGATGCTCCTGAAACTATTCATGTTGGAGAGGAATTCACAATTAAAGTTAAATTGAAGAATGAGGGGAAATATCAGATAAGAGATGTCGAGTTAGAACTTGAAACGCCAACTGCAACATCCCTTCTAAGCCCACGGACAACGGGAATAAACATGTTAAATCCTGGAGGGGAATTCACGGCAACATTTAAGTTGAGGGCTGAGGGGGCTGCCACAAGCCAAATCTACATAAGCTACATCACCTTTAGGACTCTATGGGATTATCACGTTTGGCAACCACACATGAATCTAGGCTCTATAGTAATTAGCAAAGTCCCCACAAGTATAAGTATAACCGTGGAGCCAAGGCAAGTGACTGTTGGTGAAAGTGTAAATGTTAAGGGGGCAATTACACCAGCAATGAATACACAAATAACTCTAACAGTGAAGGAACCTGACGGATCAACAAAAACTTTCAGCACAACATCATATCTAGATGGAACATTCACGTTCACAGTGAAACTTGACAAGGAGGGCAAATACACATTCACAGCCAGTTTTCAAGGAGATGCAAAATACGAAGCCACAAAAAGCAGTGAAGTTTACGTTGAAGTCAAACCAGCACCTCCACCATTATGGCTATATGCCATCGTAGCCATATGCATCATCACAATAATAGCCATAATAGTCATAAAAATTAGGAGATAAAGTGCAACGTAAAAGCACATAAATAAATGATGTTTTAGAAATTCAATTTTTCAAATTCTTCAATATAGTATACGCATCAAGAAGGCCTTGTGGGGTCATAGTCATTTTGTATGAACCACTAAAATCTTCTTTTTAAATGTGTCTCCGATAAAACTTTGGGGGCAAACCATATTTACAGGTGGATATGTCAAAGTATTGTGGTGTTATGTACGAGCTTGTGTAAGGGTAGAAATCTGTCCGTGATCGGAGCGGGTAGGATAGGGTCAGCTATTATACGTGCGTTAAGGGAGTATTGTGGGGACAACGTTAAAATCATTGCGACTGGGAGGAGGAATGAGACTTTAGAAAACGCTAAGAAACTGGATGTCATTGCAACCAGGGATAATAGGAAGGCAGTGAAGGAGGCCGACATAATTGTACTGAGTGTTAAGCCTCAACACTTCCCTGAAGTTATAAGGCAGACTGGTAAGGATGTGTGGTCAGGTAAGCTAGTGGTGTCTGTTATGGCTGGTGTTAAGGTAAAGACACTTGCATCCGTTATGCCTGGAGCTGAAATCTATCGTGCCATGACAAACATAAACGTATCAGTTGGTAAAGCCTCAACCGCCATAGCTACCCCAGAGGACAACTCGGTTAACAGGTCCATTGTTGAGGAATTGTTCAAGTGTATGGGTGAAGTGTACTGGGTGCCTGAGGAATACTTAGACGTGTGGACAAGCCTAGTTGGCAGCGGCCCCGCCTTCATAGCGGAAATAGTGGATGCCCTCATCCTAGGAGCCATGGCCTCAGGCATGCCAAGAGACATTGCCTACAAATCCATACTGGATGTACTGGAAGGCACCGCAATACTCCTACGAAACGTAGATAAACACCCAGCCACCATAAGAGACGAAGTAATAACGCCAGCTGGCACAACAATACGGGGAGTAATGGTAATGGAGTCAGAGGGGGTTAAAGCTGCACTAATGAAAACCATAGAAGCCACATACAAGAGATCCATAGAAATAGGAATGGAAATAGATCAATACGTTAAGAGAGAACTAAACATAAGTTAGCAAGTAATAAGTAATTAACAATACATTAACGTCCACTAACCCTCCTTCTCAAAACCTCAAACAAATCCTCCCCACACCACATGTAATCAAATTTAAGGCCTAAACCAACAATGGAATCAACCGTGCCTCTGGTGAAATGCTCCACTTCACCTAGCTTCTCCTCAATTAAGCTCCATATACATGATACTTAGCAGTCTTTCAAGGGATTTATTTGGCGCTTCTAGGAAATTCACAATAGTTTCTCTAAGGAATATAGGATGTCTGCACATCGTGGTTAGAGTTTATATCACGTTTTCCTTATCGTAATTATGAACGTGAAGATGAGTGAAGAGATAATTGTGAGTAGGAAGACTGCTATTTTATTGGGATTGATATTCATAGTTTTAGTTGTTTGCTTAGTAAGCGTTTTGGTGAACTACACACTAATGATAAGCGAGAAAAATTCGGAAATCTTTTCATTGAAAACGAAGATAAGGGAATTGCAAGATTTGGTGGATAAGCTTAACAGTACATTAAGGGCTAAGGATTCACAGATTTCATCGCTAAACTCCACATATTACTCGTTGAAGCGGGATTACGATAAACTCCTATCAGTAATTGAGGGTGGGGAGGCTATAGCTAAATCCGCCACATGGATTTCTGAGGATGGGCGATTAAGGGTTACAAGTGAGGTTATACCTGAATTCTCCCGTGGAAAGCTGTTGAGCTACACTGTGAAGGT belongs to Candidatus Culexarchaeum yellowstonense and includes:
- a CDS encoding nucleotidyltransferase domain-containing protein, which encodes MYRYFDYLKESKRDLEENLGKYLEILKSIAEKYGGKAYMFGSYVKGGYIGASDIDILIEIPDNIDRFKVLHEARRLVQNRRIEIHVLNESDAKTFKELIKVYKEII
- a CDS encoding FTR1 family protein — its product is MLGQYLITFRESLEAALIVSIMISYMIRSGRSSLARYIWYGTYLSIVASLFIGLTFWFMYGVLPKTLQTLFESFASFIAVGVLSFMVYWMAINGKQVREELEKRIEVAVTKGSIIGLTSIAFIVVFREGLETVLFLMPFFVNDAPTTIIGAVFGAISALILSYSLFMAGVKIDLRYFFHFTSILLILIAGGLAGYGVHEIIEYYREVGVDFGWLSEPAYTLNIPSSSLLHHKNLVGSILAVMFGYTVSAEWLRLIIHLSYLAIALPFVILVYKKP
- a CDS encoding PGF-pre-PGF domain-containing protein; the protein is MEKPQSISIYRVRGKLRWITFVVICLVLVSTIPSPSFSWSNGGFSSNPSNPKYGTHDWIAEHALDWLPLEAKQWLLPYKALYLYGTELPDNGQAPDGIGDTQLHHIYFYDDGGLMDDSAAVRANATYRQALSYMLKGDFSSAAKYAGAMTHYISDMAVFGHVMGKYTPWGEEKHHSDYEDYVNSRTSSYYAEFNIYLKFDGKLEILTAYNAAIKLAYDTTFDSSGRGLTCVWMDQNYDWSNPTFKNRAGESINLAVNFVADVLYTLYMEYKSSQKMPTTAIVKFEVNGLDTDISLLSGPILTVDGTNYYYNQLPINFTWNVGSTHSFSWSDSVSSTTSGKRYVWVSTSGLSTARSGTITVPSEGGSISATYKTQFQLTISVSQLGTGTTNPAPGSYWYDSSTSVQVSATAYSGYMFSHWLLDDLNAGSNNPITVNMSVPHSLTAVFSTATCTLTVYIYKSETTTGIQGVTVKVDGTSYTTDLNGKIQITVTYGYHTVEVVSPYSLSSGTRYVFTRWSDNLTNNPRTITITTSITLIAYMKLQHRLMLAVNPLGSGSISVNPSSLDGYYDDETSITLTAIANSGYAFDCWTGSVSETSSSVSLIMNEPKSITANFFTFSISAYSSSNLIPAGGSVTVTVMINYGSGVNQKIISFSASNLPSGISVSFDPISVTISPNSQTAISTMTTNTSTSTPTGTYTITITGSGGGLSRSTQYILTITAPTYTVNFYVYDDAGSIVNGATLVFYGQNYSHGKSTNVVVGTYSLSTGIVPSGYRFKQWETSGGISVTSSTSTSTTATISSSGSITMRLQRVITPRATQLTLSPETFTITSGQSVTLTVKLTSDGQPLADKQIVFTATLGSINPSIVTTDANGVASTVYTAPKLSTRTSVAITASFLGDITYERSTAICQGIIEIELPKISISGASFNIPKTLKDDISSYRKTIPDDVLKLLPITLPSESFILVTSEDFYLVFADQIENGLAHVEGWKLPQDINLKGISMGIIVAKSVTFEKEGIPVTISEILANPNNYKFKLVKINADRRQISILYDPDEPPYMEFPITVGYLIEKPMKPSNVLEVILKKAEDFALKLDEQLIKSFLETEEKERIWLFNFEYEYWYDAPTVTNGIIIPTEHPIFKLINQSMPSIGKFANLDGKIVLYDIKTDIPYEEVTSISELKANYNKYLGKVVKLTANCYGGYISIQEVIEHNTPCSENYVYIEGIGCINIVVDARLEGLAAWNKISIPPKRDEIMLVTGVSSFHLDEQFVNINGVFELIGKVVSTKQISDSLPEDVTLVVYEARKVGELDFEKLAQQVKDEIKGDVGELYWVLQNIYPYEKQPSIPYKLPKKVFNPKAPIFVKSSRDIPEIYVDRNFTINIAVASPETPIKLNITNSHISSISITVKEVATNVTIFFEKLVDKPPTIPEPPGLVYAYHEISVNISKEALKGANITFWISKEWLANNKVAAESIVMLRYHAKEWTELPTRIVDENATHLKFTAETPGFSIFVIITKMAMPPTITTGVEGYVKDEAGKPISGVKIAVISKTIGRVCEAKTDDVGHYFMEISPGEYVLVFSAIGYADGSVNVSLSSGEVKRVDYTLKSAVAEFLEDWGGVKFEVALMGNLTWEVCSNATIKVSVTVHDMGGNVEVEFKQLKLYLIDGAVSQTVPINARLSVGGLAFTREASLTILYGFSYLAPGTSETKQLRISLEGSYVDKYGASWPKLSEENVNVKVYAPQTPISITIDAPETIHVGEEFTIKVKLKNEGKYQIRDVELELETPTATSLLSPRTTGINMLNPGGEFTATFKLRAEGAATSQIYISYITFRTLWDYHVWQPHMNLGSIVISKVPTSISITVEPRQVTVGESVNVKGAITPAMNTQITLTVKEPDGSTKTFSTTSYLDGTFTFTVKLDKEGKYTFTASFQGDAKYEATKSSEVYVEVKPAPPPLWLYAIVAICIITIIAIIVIKIRR
- the proC gene encoding pyrroline-5-carboxylate reductase, producing the protein MCKGRNLSVIGAGRIGSAIIRALREYCGDNVKIIATGRRNETLENAKKLDVIATRDNRKAVKEADIIVLSVKPQHFPEVIRQTGKDVWSGKLVVSVMAGVKVKTLASVMPGAEIYRAMTNINVSVGKASTAIATPEDNSVNRSIVEELFKCMGEVYWVPEEYLDVWTSLVGSGPAFIAEIVDALILGAMASGMPRDIAYKSILDVLEGTAILLRNVDKHPATIRDEVITPAGTTIRGVMVMESEGVKAALMKTIEATYKRSIEIGMEIDQYVKRELNIS